The following proteins are co-located in the Planctomycetota bacterium genome:
- a CDS encoding DUF1501 domain-containing protein, giving the protein MIVIPAGGSEKDSCCGGKFGMTRRDVLRVGGSGLLGLSLGSMFQLRARAQEERRGGGPGWGKAKSIIMIYLQGGPSHLDLWDPKENVPDNVRSVFKPIPTRTPGLQFTEVLPRLAQVTDKVTMIHSMSYSPNGLFNHTAAIYQMMTGYTTDKVSPSGQLEPPDPKDFPNFGSNIVRLKPPEVPMLPFVMLPRPLQESNVVGKGGTAGFLGKAYDPYTLYPEGDDMDMNKMDRIKVDDLKLRPEVFAFRLQRRARLRDAVNATMPEIEAAVSDYKLDEYYDRALNLVVSGRAREAFELSREPLAVRDLYGRNTFGQSCLLARRLVEAGTRVVEVIWPKVANSDNHSWDHHVDLTKRMRDQSGPMLDMGLSGLITDLDQRGLLEETLVVAVGEFGRAPQKGVSTSGNGNSADGRDHWPYCYTALIAGAGIKRGYVHGKSDKTGSAPVEKPVHPGQLLATIYHAFGIAPETIVLNHLKQPRELVQAQAVTELFA; this is encoded by the coding sequence ATGATCGTGATTCCGGCGGGCGGTTCGGAGAAGGATTCCTGCTGCGGCGGCAAATTCGGCATGACCCGGCGCGACGTCCTGCGCGTGGGCGGCTCCGGGCTTCTGGGCCTTTCCCTCGGATCGATGTTCCAGCTCCGGGCGCGCGCCCAGGAGGAGCGGCGCGGCGGCGGGCCCGGGTGGGGCAAGGCCAAGAGCATCATCATGATCTACCTCCAGGGCGGGCCCAGCCACCTGGACCTCTGGGACCCCAAGGAGAACGTTCCGGACAACGTCCGCAGCGTCTTCAAGCCCATTCCCACCCGGACGCCGGGCCTCCAGTTCACGGAGGTCCTGCCGCGCCTGGCTCAGGTGACCGACAAGGTCACGATGATCCACTCCATGAGCTATTCGCCCAACGGGCTCTTCAACCACACGGCGGCGATCTACCAGATGATGACCGGGTACACGACCGACAAGGTCAGCCCGTCGGGGCAGCTCGAACCTCCCGATCCGAAGGACTTCCCGAACTTCGGGTCCAACATCGTGCGCCTCAAGCCGCCCGAGGTGCCGATGCTTCCTTTCGTCATGCTTCCGCGGCCGCTTCAGGAGTCCAACGTCGTGGGCAAGGGCGGCACGGCCGGATTCCTCGGGAAGGCGTACGATCCGTACACGCTCTATCCCGAAGGCGACGACATGGACATGAACAAGATGGACCGCATCAAGGTGGACGACCTCAAGCTGCGGCCCGAGGTCTTCGCCTTCCGGCTCCAGCGGCGGGCGCGCCTGCGGGACGCGGTCAATGCCACGATGCCCGAGATCGAGGCGGCGGTGTCGGATTACAAGCTGGACGAATACTACGACCGGGCGCTCAATCTCGTGGTCTCCGGCCGCGCGCGGGAGGCGTTCGAGCTGAGCCGGGAGCCCCTGGCGGTGCGGGACCTCTACGGCCGCAACACCTTCGGCCAGAGCTGCCTGCTGGCGCGGCGGCTCGTCGAGGCCGGCACCCGCGTGGTCGAAGTCATCTGGCCCAAGGTGGCCAATTCGGACAACCACTCGTGGGATCACCACGTGGATCTGACCAAGCGGATGCGCGATCAGTCCGGGCCCATGCTCGACATGGGACTGTCGGGTTTGATCACGGACCTCGATCAGCGGGGGCTGCTCGAGGAGACGCTCGTCGTGGCGGTGGGCGAGTTCGGCCGCGCGCCGCAGAAAGGCGTCTCGACCTCGGGGAACGGCAACTCCGCCGACGGGCGCGATCACTGGCCGTACTGCTACACCGCGCTCATCGCGGGCGCGGGCATCAAGCGGGGCTACGTGCACGGGAAGAGCGACAAGACGGGGTCCGCCCCCGTGGAGAAGCCGGTGCATCCGGGGCAGCTCCTGGCCACGATCTACCACGCGTTCGGGATCGCGCCCGAGACGATCGTGCTCAACCACCTGAAGCAGCCCAGGGAGCTCGTTCAGGCGCAGGCCGTGACGGAGCTTTTCGCGTAG